Proteins from one Hyperolius riggenbachi isolate aHypRig1 chromosome 4, aHypRig1.pri, whole genome shotgun sequence genomic window:
- the CAMK2N2 gene encoding calcium/calmodulin-dependent protein kinase II inhibitor 2 yields MSEILPYSEDKMGTYGSDTEVGQISFSCRLQDTSAFFGGNQQKRPPKLGQIGRAKRVVIEDDRIDEVLKGVSDKSPSGV; encoded by the exons ATGTCTGAGATCCTTCCCTACAGTGAGGATAAGATGGGGACCTATGGCTCAGACACCGAGGTGGGGCAGATCTCATTCAGCTGCCGTCTCCAAGACACCAGCGCCTTCTTTGGGGGCAACCAGCAGAAAAGACCCCCCAAATTGGGGCAGATTGGAAGAGCCAAGAGAG TTGTTATTGAAGATGACAGAATAgacgaggtgctgaagggggtgtcggACAAGTCTCCTTCCGGAGTATAA